GCAAAAAACATTATTAAAAAATTATTGAGGGGCGAGGATTACCGAATTGAAGTAGTTACCTTAATCAATGCGGAGTTTTTGCAGTTTGCAATTGATTTTTTCAAGAAGATTGTTGACGCGAAACTTAAAAACAAAAACATAACCGTTGACTCGGTATAAAAAGGAGTTTTTAAATCCAAACTTACCGGCCAGAGATATTGCTATAAATTCGGGATTAAACAAAAAGACAATTCACAATATGTTTAATTCCTCTACGAAAGAAATTGTAATTGATGCGTCAAACGAACACTACGATGCGCTTTACGAAGCAATCAAAAATCTTGTAGATACAGAACACGATCTTGAACTTACATTAACGATAAAATTTAAAGGGGTTAGCGTTGATTTGAATGTAGGCGAAAGTTTAATCGTAATAAATACACTGGCTGTAAAAAGAGCAGAATTAAGAGGGGGTCTCTGGAGTACTGCGGGCAAGAGAGTTGAAAAACCCTTAATGCAAACTTTGTGCGGACTATATGGCGTTCCAAGTAAAAATTATGCCCTCAAAATAAAGGGTAAAGTTATTGAGGAGGACGATTTTGAGAGGGAAATTGATTTTTACTTGGTTGAAGGCAGAAATCAGCACAAATGCGAAGTTAAGTTAATGGGTCGTGGCAATCCCGAAAGTGCCGACGCAGTTATAGCCAGAGACAGCAAGGTTTTTGTAGCTGATAAACTTTCAGATACCAACAAAAAACAATTAAATAGCCGAAGGGTTGAATGGGTTGAGTTAAGAAGTGACGGCGGTTTCAGAAGGTTTGAAACTGTTTTGGACCACTTGAAAATTCCGCACGAAAAGTTGCCGGAAAATATTGATAAAAAATTAGAGAGCGTATTTAAAGAAATTTTTAAATAAATACACCATAAATAATATCATGCAGGGGCTATAAACTGGCAGGCAAAATGCCCTTTAATGAACACGAGATAACAGGCAGACTCAAGACATCCTTTATAGGCAGACCGCTTTATTTCCATTCAAAAATAGATTCAACAAATAATGCTGCATACTCACTTGCCCTGAAAGGCGCTAACGAAGGGACTGTCGTTGTTGCAGACTCGCAGGAAAAGGGGAAAGGCAGGCTCGGCAGGAGATGGGAGTCGCCTGAAGGTGTAAATATCTATACATCTATAATACTCCGTCCTGATATACTACCAACATTAGCCCCACAGATAACACTCTTGGCAGGTGTGTCCGTTGCAGAAACTATCTCACAATATTTAAAGAAAAAACCATCTCTCAAGTGGCCAAACGATGTGCTTTTAAATTCAAAAAAAACTGCAGGGGTTTTAACAGAGATGAACTCAGATGCAGGCAGGATAAATTTTATTATTATGGGAATAGGCATAAATCTGAATATGACAGCGGATATGTTCCCTTATGAATTAAGACATATTGCAACATCTTTAAAAGAGGAGACAGGCAAGGAAATCTCAAGGGAAGAGTTTTTACAGACACTCTATTTGGCAATTGAAAGATGGTATAAGATATACCTAAAAAGCGGTTTTAAGCCTATTTGTGAAGGATGGAAAAACTATTCTAATATGGGAGGCAAGTTGGTAAGGATTAAAGATAAGGATAGAGAGATAGAAGGTGTTGCCCTTACAATTGACGATAATGGATACCTCATCATAAGGGACGAGTCAGGGAATATCATAAAGATTATTTCAGGGGATGTATCTGTATGAGGATTTATTTATGACGCTGTGTATAATGAGAAGTGTTCACGGCATAAAATTTGTTACAGCACCGATACTTGAAACTGATAAGATAACCCATGCCTTTTTAACAAGGATAGGTGGGATAGATGGAAGAAATGAAGACCGTCTGGAAAATATAGAGGGCAATACGGCAAAGACCTCAAAGGTGTTTGGCTTTACATCCTCTAAACTTATCACAGTCAATCAGGTTCATGGTGATGATATAGTTATTATTGATGGGAAGCAATCTACTGCAAAAGGTGTTTGTGCTGATGCAATAACAACAAATCTCAAGGGTGTGCCAATCGGGGTCTTAACAGCAGACTGCCTTCCTGTAATCCTATTTGACCCTATTAATACAGCAGTTGGTATTGTCCATGCAGGATGGAGAGGAACCTTAAAAAGAATTGTCAGCAAGACAGTCTCTGTAATGAATAAAAGATGGGGGTCATCGTATAATCAAATGCTAGCAGGGTTAGGTCCGTGTGTAGGGGAATGCTGTTATAATGTAGGCAAGGATGTTGTTGAAAGATTTAGGACTGAATTTTCTGATAGCAGGGATTTCATCAAATCAAAGGAAAATGAATGGCATTTGAATTTTAAAAGGGCAAATTATAATCAATTAGTTTTTTTAGGACTCCTTAAAAAGAATATATGGGTTTCAAGATATTGTACCTCGTGCAGAAAAGATTTATTTTTTTCATATAGACGGGATAACAAAGAAACAGGCAGGCAACTTAGTTTTGTGATGATAAGGGAGGGGATTTGATAATCGGTCTTACAGGCGGCATAGCATCAGGGAAGACCATTGTTGCAGAATTTCTCAAAGGACTTGGTGTGCATGTGATAGATGCTGATGAAATATCCCGTGAGATAACAAAGATAGGAACCCCTGCTTACAAGGATATAGTAAATGAATTTGGCACAGATATACTCAAGACCGACAGGACAATAAACCGAAAGAGGCTCGGAGAGATTGTATTTGCAAATGATGCGCTGCTTAAAAAATTAAATAAAACAACACATCCACGAATAATAGAAGAGGAAAAAAAGCGGATAAGGGATATACAGTTAAAAATCCCTGATGCAGTGATTGTTGTAAATGCTGCCCTGCTTATTGAAACAGGACACTACAAAGAGATGGACAAGATAATAGTCGTGTATGTTGATGAAGAAACACAGATAGAAAGGCTAATGGCTCGGGATGGTATTACAGAGGCTGCGGCAAGGATGCGGCTATCCCGTCAGATGCCTTTAAAAGAAAAGGTTAAATTTGCCGACTTTGTGATAGATAATAGTTTTAGTATTGAAAAGACAAAAGATGAAGCAGCAGTGGTGTTTAAAAAAATGACTCTATGAAAAATTACATCCTGCTCTCTTTTTGGTTTGGCATCCTTACCCTTCCATTTATGGGGGTCAAGGGTGCTGTATCTGTCTTTATAGCAATAGGTGCAGGGTGGGGCATATTCTTTTGTATTACAAGATTTAATCTTGCAAACTGTTTAAAAGACCTAATATTACCTGCTATTAAACCTTTTAAAAAGAGGCTTACAAAACGAAGCATCTATTTTGCAAATTCAGGTTTAATACTAATACTTATAGCACTCCCCGGTTTTATCAATAATTATTATATAGATGTTCTTACACTGGCAGGGATGTATGCTGTGCTGGCACTTGGCTTGAATATAGTTATAGGTCTTGCCGGGCTTCTTGACCTTGGGTATGTATCCTTCTATGCAATAGGTGCGTATGCCTATGCCCTGCTGTCAACAAAGGCAGGGATCTCATTCTGGATGGCAGTACCAATAGGCGGTTTGCTTGCAGCCATGTTTGGTCTTTTACTGGGGATGGTTACATTCAGACTCAGAGGGGATTATCTGGCAATCGTCACACTTGGCTTTATTCAGATAATTCATATCGTCCTTAACAACTGGGACAGTCTTACAGGCGGACCAAATGGAATTCTGGGTATTGCACGACCCGGTATAGGTTCATTTATATTTAATCAGCCTGTCCATTTTTACTATCTAATCATTGTCATATTGATAGTTACAGTAATTGCAATGCATAGACTCAATAATTCACGCACAGGCAGGGCGTGGATGGCAATAAGAGAAGATGAGATTGCAGCAGAGTCAATGGGGATTGATACAACCCGTATGAAATGTCTTGCCTTTAGTCTCGGTGCGTTTTGGGCAGGGATTGCTGGTGTGTTCTTTGCAGGTAAGTTTGCATTTGTGTCGCCTGAGAGTTTTACATTCATGGAATCTATCCTTGTTCTGTCAATAGTGGTTATCGGGGGCATGGGTAGTATACCGGGTGTCATAATAGGCGCCCTGACCATTATAATACTTCCAGAGGTATTAAGGGGGTTTTCAAATTACAGGATGCTAATCTTTGGTGCAATGCTTATTTTAATGATGCTCGTAAGACCGCAGGGTTTGATAGGGAGTCAGAGAAGAAAGGTGGAACTGCATCCTGATGACGAAAAGATTTATATGCAGGAGATGGAATCATTATACGATGCAAAATCTTAATCTTCTGTCTTTGAATAAGTCATTTTTTGGGGTTATCTTTTTATCCTGTGCAATTTTTGGATTAATCTCAACAATCTTCATTTCCTCTTTGTTGTCAGATGCCCTATAAAGGATCTCACCATAAGGGCTTATGATTTGACTCTTGCCGATAAACCTTAATGATTTTCTGTTAATGCGGTTTTCTGTGCCAATCCTGTTTGATGTTATGGCAAAGACCCTGTTTTCAAGACACCTTGTTATCATTGCCTGCGGACAGTGAGGCAGAACCAGATTTGATGGGTGGCATATAATATCTGCCCCCTTTAATGCGAGTATGCGGGCAACCTCAGGGAAAATCCAGTCAAAGCATATCATCATGCCTATCCTTGCTATACCGATATTATGCACATCAAACGGGGTATTGCCAGGGGTGAAATTTTTTTTCTCATTCCAAAAAAGGTGTGCCTTTCTATAAACAGATATAAGACCTTTAGGTCCTGCAAGAACTGAAGAGTTGTAAAACCTTCCTTTAGATTTTTCAGCAATGCCAAAGACAACAAAGAGTTTCCTCCTTTTTGCTGTATCAATTAATGCCTTTGTGGTATAGCCTGCAGGCACATCCTCTGCAAGGGATGACAACTCTTTTTTTGATTTAAACTGATACCCTGTTGAAAACAGTTCAGGTAAAACAAGGAGGTCAGCATCTGTAGAGATTATCTTTTCCACCGCATCTTCCACATTTACACGGATGTTTCCAAAGACAGGTTTGGTTTGTATAAAGCCGATACGCATAGATATTCCCCAAAAATCAATGTCTATTTTTGGATATTGCAATAAATATTAATTTCCTTTAAAATTAAAATTAAAAAAAAAAAAAAAAGAGGTAAAGATTTATGCACAAACTTCCTATAATAAAACAACTTGAAGATGAACTGAAAGAGGTGGAAAGGGAACTCAGGTTAGAGATTCCAAAAGAATTAAGAAAGGCGGCAGCCCATGGAGACCTGAGTGAAAATGCTGAGTACAGCGCTGCAAAGGAAAGGCAGTCATTTCTTCAGGCAAGGTTTACCCATCTCCATTTAAGGATAAACACACTTGCAAACCTGAAATTGGATTCCATTCCAAAGGATGTAGTAGGTTTTGGTTCAAAGGTGTTTCTTGAAGATGTAAATAACGGCAGTAGTGTTGTTTATGAACTTGTAACACCTGAAGAGGTTGACCCTAAAAACGGGAAGATTTCTGTGGGTTCACTAATCGGCAAGGCGCTGTTTGGGAAGATGGAAGGAGATGAGGTTAGCATAAACCTGCCAGCAGGCACAAAGGAATATGCTGTTCTAAAGGTTCTTACTATCCATGAAATATTGGGCTGATGTCTACCTAATGCTCATGCAGGTTTCATCCCTAAATCTATCCTGAACTCCATTAGTTTCATAATATCCCGCCTTGTGATTATTCCGACAAGTCTATTATCCTCAACCACAGGCAATCTTCCCCTGCCCAAATTTATCATCTTTGTCATGGCATCCATCACACTGTCAGCAGGACTTATAACCGTTTCACCTACAGCAGAATCCATCACATCTCTTGCAAATATAGAATCCCACTCAGACTTTGGAATCTGCCGTACATCATTGAGCGTAAGCATGCCAACAAGTTTTCCATCTGATATGACCGGGAAACCAATAAAGTGGTGGACAAAAAAGAATTCTTCCGCCACCCTTGAGATTGTATAGTTATCAGGGATGGTTACTACATCCTTTGTCATTGCATCCCGCACATTCACCCCTGCCAGAGTATTTCTGATAAGGGCCTGCTGATAGCCGCTTTCTGCTGCCTGCTGTAAGAATAATCCTATAAATACAGACCACATACCGCCCAGAAAATTCCCGGCAAATACCTGTATAATGCCAAAGAATATAAGCAGCATAGCAAAGCCTTTACCTATACTGCTTGTAATCGCTGTTGCTTTTTGAACATCATTTGTCTTTTGCCACAGGATTGCCCTTAATACCCTGCCGCCGTCCAGCGGGAAACCCGGTATCAGATTAAACACCACCAGAATTATATTTATCATCACCAGATAGTCTAGTATCGCTGTTATAAGCGGTGCGGTGATTATTATCTGCAAAATCCATTTTAAGATATAAAATACAAAGACAAGAAATATGCTTGAAATGGGCCCTGCAATAGCGATTTTAAATTCTGCCATTGGTTCTTCAGGCTCTTTTGAAAGTTTGGCAACACCACCGAAGATAAACAGTGTAATCTCTTTTATCGGAGTGCCCAGTTTGTTTGAAACAATAGAGTGGCTTATTTCGTGAAACAGGACAGAGGCGAAAAGAAGGAGTGATGAGATTATACCCATCATAAGATAAATGAGTCCACCTTTGCCGGGATAGTGCAAAGGGAAATACCCCGCTGCCAGACTCCACACAACGAGGCTGAATACAACAAACCATGTAAGGTCTAAAGAAACCTGTATGCCAAATATTTTCAAGAGTTTTATGCCGCGCATAATAATCTATCTATATCCTTCCATCTTACTTTTTATAAAGTTATCTGTATCAGATACACTTCTGAACTTAAGAACCTCTTTAGCAATTTTCCTTATCTCCGAATAACTAACCTGTCTTATCATCTTTTTAACCTTTAAAATGGAAAAGGCATTCATGCTTAAATTATCCACACTGAGTCCCACAAGTACCATAGCATATTCTGGTTCACCCGCCATTTCACCGCAGACACCCACCTCAATACCGGCATCATGGGCTGCATCCACAACACCCTTTATAATCCGCAGGACTGCAGGATGTAAAGGTTTATACAGATATGCCACATGCTCATTGCCCCTGTCTATTGCCAATGTATACTGGAGGAGGTCATTTGTCCCGATGGAAAAGAAATCTACCTCTTTTGCAAAGACATCAGCAATAACCGCACTTGAAGGGACCTCAATCATCACCCCTATTTTTATATTTTCATCAAAATGCCTGCCTTCTTTCCTAAGTTCCTCCTTTGATTCTTCAAGGAGTGACTTTGCTGTCATAAGTTCATCAAGACCTGAAATCATAGGGAACATTATCCTTACCCTGCCGAATGCACTTGCCCTTAACATTGCCCGCAGTTGTGTTTTGAAAATGTCTGGTTTTTTAAGACAAAACCTGATTGCCCTTAGTCCCATCGCTGGATTTATCTCCTCTGCAAGGTCCATCTGTGAAAGGAATTTATCTCCACCTATATCCAATGTCCGCAGGGTTACAGGTTTTGGGGCGATCCTCAAAACCACATCTTGGTATGCCTTTAAATGCTCATCTTCAGACGGCAGATGCCTTTTGTTCAGATATAGAAATTCTGTCCTGTAAAGCCCTATACCTTCTGCGCCATGCTCAATAAGTGGAGGGAGTTCCTCAAGCATCTCTATATTCCCCATTAGTTTAACCTTGTGTCCATCAGTGGTTTCAGCAGGAAGGTCTTTATAAATGTGATATAGTTTTTGATAATTTGCATACTCTATCATTCTCTCTTTATAAATTTTTAATGTTTTTTCAGAGTAGTTTATTGAGATTGTGCCGTCAGTTCCATCTACTATAATAATATCACCGTCGTTTACTATCTGGCTGATATTTTCAATACCCACAACAGCAGGTATTTCAAGCGACCTTGCAACTATTGCAGTATGGGATGTCTTGCCGCCCACATCTGTCAGAAATGCAAGGACATTTCCCTTAACCATCTGCATTGTGTCTGTTGGCGCTATATCATGGCTTACAACAATAACCTCTCCTTTTATATCTCCTATACCTTTATGTTTTTTGCCCATAAGGTTTCTGATTATCCTGTCACCGATATGCTCAATGTCAGACCACCGTTCCCGCAGATACGCATCGTCTATCCTGCTAAAAAAATTACGTAAGTCCTTAAGCACTGACTTTAATGCCCACTCCGCATTTATCATATCAGCCTTTATGAGTTTAACTGTGTCATGGATGAGCGTCTTGTCCTCCAGCATCATGATATGTGCATCTATTATTGAAATGTGTTCAGTTCCCATGCCATTTTTAATAATCCGTTTCTTGATATTCAATAACTGTCTTTTTGACTCTTTTAAGGCATTTTTAAACCTTTTTATCTCAAGGGACGTATAAGACTTATCCATATAGCAGAATGCAGGTGCATCAAGACTGGCGCTGTCTAGTTTATAGACCCTGCCAATTGCAATCCCCGGCGACACCCCGATACCCCTTTTTACAATCTCGGCTGCAGTATGTTTTTTGTCAGTATCTGTCATCAATCTTCACCGAATTTGTCGTTAATGAGTTTTTCTATAGCATATATTAGATTCTCTGCATCATCGCCATTTGCTGTTACAGTAATCCGCGAGCCCTCTGCAGCAGCAAGCATCATTACACCCATTATGCTTTTGCCGTTTATCTCTTGTTTACCCTTGCTGACTAAAATATCTGATTTGAATCTGTTTGTTATCTGAACAAACTGGGCTGCTGCCCGTGCATGAAGACCAAGTCTGTTTTGTATGGTAAAGGTCTTTTTGACAGATGAGTTTGATTTGTTGTTTTTCATAACTGTAGAAGACCCATTTAGTTCCTGATATGCGGAGCAATGTGCCAGTAAATTACATTTATGATAAATATTGAATATACAATAACTGATACCGAAACCCCTCTTCTTATAAGCCATGCAAAAAGAACAGTTGCGACAGGTATTGCCATCAAATTGATAATATTCGTATCAACCACAGGCAGTTTAATCTGCCATGCCTTTGAACCGTATAACGCAAGAAATAGACCCAATAAAAAGACAGTCCAATATCTTATCTTTATACTTACATCAGGCATGTTGAGCGATTTGATGTATTCTGCTGCATCTATTCCCATGGAATAACCTGCAAATAAACCTTTAAACCTCATCCAGATATGCGGGATATTATATATGACAAGAAATGCAGCCCCTGCCCATATACCAACAGAGAGTGCAGCAAGCATTACCCCTGTTACTGCTGCCATTGGTTTTATAGAGCCCCAGTAATACATATCCCCTATCGCGCCATAAGGTCCCATCAGGCTTTTCTTAAAGATGGAAACAGTTTCAGTAGGCACCATGCCTTCTTTTATATCCTCTTCAATCTTTATTGCACTGCCAATGATGACGGATGCCATATAAGGATGGGTATTAAAAAATTCCATATGTCTTTTAACTGCCTTTACGAGTTCATCTTTATCTTTGTATATCTTTTTTAGCGCTGGTGTAATTGCTAGTGCAAAGCCCATGCCCTGCATCTTTTCAAAACTCAATGCAGATTGGATAAAAAAAGAGTTCCACAATACCTTAAATAAACTAAATTTGTTTAATCCCAATATATCCATAGGTATTTCATCCCAAATAATACGTGAACCCAGTTAGAAAGGATGGGCTTTCTAACGGGGTGAACAATATCCGCGCATAATCTGGGTTCATGTGATAAGATAAAAAGAAATAATAAAGGCCATGAAAAATATAACCGCCCCTCCCTTTATTCCATGTGTTGTATTAAGTGCGGACGCAATGCCAATTATCGGGAGAATGACCGTGATACCTGCCAATGCAGATATAAATCTGTCTGTAATTAGAGGATGTATATGGATGATGCCAAATATCCCAGAAACTATAAATATAAAGAATATTAGTATATTTATAACAAGAAGGGTTAAGATTGCCATTATATTAAATCTCCAGACACCTGACACAGAACCGCTTTCAATGGACTCTATAGTCTTAAAATAGTAGTATTTATTAAATTTACGCACCAATTCATCTGCCTTCTGGCAGACTACTGCAAAAGGGATAACCATTAAAATACATAACCCAATAAGTCCTTTTTCAGGCAAAACTCCTTTCATGCTTGCTGCAATTGCAACTGCTATAACAACTGCTGCGGTTTCATGTGATGGAATATGTCCGCCTACCGGTAAATCCCCTATCCATAATAGTTCAAGGATTGCACCTATAACAATGCCAATAGTAAGAGAACCGCAGACAATGCCGATTAAAGGGCCTGCTACAATTGGCCTTGAGATCATTATTTGAAATGCAGCACTCCTATCCAGCGAGATAACACCGCCTGCGATAGATGCAATAAATGCCTGCAACAATATATCTTTCATTTCTTATCCATTGGAATTTTTACTGCCTTATCCGAAGGTATCGCCCTTATGTCTATTTTAACCCCTGCCTCCTGAAACCTCATAATATGGTCCATATCTTCACTATCAATATAAACAGATGTGGAGAGTGACATACCATCTCCGTTATGATGTATATTGCCAATATTCAATGAAGAAAACCTTATCCCTGATGAATATAGTTTTATGGCATCCTTTAAACTTGAAATAATCATAACAATCTTTTCTTTATCAGAATCCTTTGATTTTACATAACTTACAGATTCATCTATACACCTTACCTTTATCTCCATCCCTTTTGAAGCACAGGACTGTATTGCCATCTTTTGGACTGGGT
The Deltaproteobacteria bacterium DNA segment above includes these coding regions:
- a CDS encoding dephospho-CoA kinase — its product is MIIGLTGGIASGKTIVAEFLKGLGVHVIDADEISREITKIGTPAYKDIVNEFGTDILKTDRTINRKRLGEIVFANDALLKKLNKTTHPRIIEEEKKRIRDIQLKIPDAVIVVNAALLIETGHYKEMDKIIVVYVDEETQIERLMARDGITEAAARMRLSRQMPLKEKVKFADFVIDNSFSIEKTKDEAAVVFKKMTL
- a CDS encoding acyltransferase, translated to MRIGFIQTKPVFGNIRVNVEDAVEKIISTDADLLVLPELFSTGYQFKSKKELSSLAEDVPAGYTTKALIDTAKRRKLFVVFGIAEKSKGRFYNSSVLAGPKGLISVYRKAHLFWNEKKNFTPGNTPFDVHNIGIARIGMMICFDWIFPEVARILALKGADIICHPSNLVLPHCPQAMITRCLENRVFAITSNRIGTENRINRKSLRFIGKSQIISPYGEILYRASDNKEEMKIVEINPKIAQDKKITPKNDLFKDRRLRFCIV
- a CDS encoding PTS sugar transporter subunit IIB; amino-acid sequence: MGIVLVRVDDRLLHGQVMEAWLPFCRATSLIVANDEAAGNPVQKMAIQSCASKGMEIKVRCIDESVSYVKSKDSDKEKIVMIISSLKDAIKLYSSGIRFSSLNIGNIHHNGDGMSLSTSVYIDSEDMDHIMRFQEAGVKIDIRAIPSDKAVKIPMDKK
- a CDS encoding site-2 protease family protein, producing the protein MRGIKLLKIFGIQVSLDLTWFVVFSLVVWSLAAGYFPLHYPGKGGLIYLMMGIISSLLLFASVLFHEISHSIVSNKLGTPIKEITLFIFGGVAKLSKEPEEPMAEFKIAIAGPISSIFLVFVFYILKWILQIIITAPLITAILDYLVMINIILVVFNLIPGFPLDGGRVLRAILWQKTNDVQKATAITSSIGKGFAMLLIFFGIIQVFAGNFLGGMWSVFIGLFLQQAAESGYQQALIRNTLAGVNVRDAMTKDVVTIPDNYTISRVAEEFFFVHHFIGFPVISDGKLVGMLTLNDVRQIPKSEWDSIFARDVMDSAVGETVISPADSVMDAMTKMINLGRGRLPVVEDNRLVGIITRRDIMKLMEFRIDLGMKPA
- the pgeF gene encoding peptidoglycan editing factor PgeF, producing the protein MTLCIMRSVHGIKFVTAPILETDKITHAFLTRIGGIDGRNEDRLENIEGNTAKTSKVFGFTSSKLITVNQVHGDDIVIIDGKQSTAKGVCADAITTNLKGVPIGVLTADCLPVILFDPINTAVGIVHAGWRGTLKRIVSKTVSVMNKRWGSSYNQMLAGLGPCVGECCYNVGKDVVERFRTEFSDSRDFIKSKENEWHLNFKRANYNQLVFLGLLKKNIWVSRYCTSCRKDLFFSYRRDNKETGRQLSFVMIREGI
- a CDS encoding biotin--[acetyl-CoA-carboxylase] ligase, which gives rise to MPFNEHEITGRLKTSFIGRPLYFHSKIDSTNNAAYSLALKGANEGTVVVADSQEKGKGRLGRRWESPEGVNIYTSIILRPDILPTLAPQITLLAGVSVAETISQYLKKKPSLKWPNDVLLNSKKTAGVLTEMNSDAGRINFIIMGIGINLNMTADMFPYELRHIATSLKEETGKEISREEFLQTLYLAIERWYKIYLKSGFKPICEGWKNYSNMGGKLVRIKDKDREIEGVALTIDDNGYLIIRDESGNIIKIISGDVSV
- a CDS encoding transcription elongation factor GreA → MHKLPIIKQLEDELKEVERELRLEIPKELRKAAAHGDLSENAEYSAAKERQSFLQARFTHLHLRINTLANLKLDSIPKDVVGFGSKVFLEDVNNGSSVVYELVTPEEVDPKNGKISVGSLIGKALFGKMEGDEVSINLPAGTKEYAVLKVLTIHEILG
- a CDS encoding PTS sugar transporter subunit IIC, which encodes MKDILLQAFIASIAGGVISLDRSAAFQIMISRPIVAGPLIGIVCGSLTIGIVIGAILELLWIGDLPVGGHIPSHETAAVVIAVAIAASMKGVLPEKGLIGLCILMVIPFAVVCQKADELVRKFNKYYYFKTIESIESGSVSGVWRFNIMAILTLLVINILIFFIFIVSGIFGIIHIHPLITDRFISALAGITVILPIIGIASALNTTHGIKGGAVIFFMAFIISFYLIT
- the ptsP gene encoding phosphoenolpyruvate--protein phosphotransferase, coding for MTDTDKKHTAAEIVKRGIGVSPGIAIGRVYKLDSASLDAPAFCYMDKSYTSLEIKRFKNALKESKRQLLNIKKRIIKNGMGTEHISIIDAHIMMLEDKTLIHDTVKLIKADMINAEWALKSVLKDLRNFFSRIDDAYLRERWSDIEHIGDRIIRNLMGKKHKGIGDIKGEVIVVSHDIAPTDTMQMVKGNVLAFLTDVGGKTSHTAIVARSLEIPAVVGIENISQIVNDGDIIIVDGTDGTISINYSEKTLKIYKERMIEYANYQKLYHIYKDLPAETTDGHKVKLMGNIEMLEELPPLIEHGAEGIGLYRTEFLYLNKRHLPSEDEHLKAYQDVVLRIAPKPVTLRTLDIGGDKFLSQMDLAEEINPAMGLRAIRFCLKKPDIFKTQLRAMLRASAFGRVRIMFPMISGLDELMTAKSLLEESKEELRKEGRHFDENIKIGVMIEVPSSAVIADVFAKEVDFFSIGTNDLLQYTLAIDRGNEHVAYLYKPLHPAVLRIIKGVVDAAHDAGIEVGVCGEMAGEPEYAMVLVGLSVDNLSMNAFSILKVKKMIRQVSYSEIRKIAKEVLKFRSVSDTDNFIKSKMEGYR
- a CDS encoding PTS system mannose/fructose/sorbose family transporter subunit IID; this encodes MDILGLNKFSLFKVLWNSFFIQSALSFEKMQGMGFALAITPALKKIYKDKDELVKAVKRHMEFFNTHPYMASVIIGSAIKIEEDIKEGMVPTETVSIFKKSLMGPYGAIGDMYYWGSIKPMAAVTGVMLAALSVGIWAGAAFLVIYNIPHIWMRFKGLFAGYSMGIDAAEYIKSLNMPDVSIKIRYWTVFLLGLFLALYGSKAWQIKLPVVDTNIINLMAIPVATVLFAWLIRRGVSVSVIVYSIFIINVIYWHIAPHIRN
- a CDS encoding branched-chain amino acid ABC transporter permease → MKNYILLSFWFGILTLPFMGVKGAVSVFIAIGAGWGIFFCITRFNLANCLKDLILPAIKPFKKRLTKRSIYFANSGLILILIALPGFINNYYIDVLTLAGMYAVLALGLNIVIGLAGLLDLGYVSFYAIGAYAYALLSTKAGISFWMAVPIGGLLAAMFGLLLGMVTFRLRGDYLAIVTLGFIQIIHIVLNNWDSLTGGPNGILGIARPGIGSFIFNQPVHFYYLIIVILIVTVIAMHRLNNSRTGRAWMAIREDEIAAESMGIDTTRMKCLAFSLGAFWAGIAGVFFAGKFAFVSPESFTFMESILVLSIVVIGGMGSIPGVIIGALTIIILPEVLRGFSNYRMLIFGAMLILMMLVRPQGLIGSQRRKVELHPDDEKIYMQEMESLYDAKS
- a CDS encoding HPr family phosphocarrier protein; the encoded protein is MKNNKSNSSVKKTFTIQNRLGLHARAAAQFVQITNRFKSDILVSKGKQEINGKSIMGVMMLAAAEGSRITVTANGDDAENLIYAIEKLINDKFGED